The region TGGGGACCTTCTTGACCCTTGGGGTTGTATTCACAGGTGAGAAAACTGGACAGCGGCTTTTTTATGCCCTGGTTCTTTTGGCCAATGCCGGCATTACAGGGGCCTTAGCGGCCCAGAATCTGCTGCTGTTTTTTCTCTTTTACGAACTTGAGTTGGTGCCCTTTTACCTGTTGATTTTGATCTGGGGGGGGCAGCGTCGTGAGCAAGCAGCGGTTAAGTTTCTGATTTATACGGCAGTGTCGGGCATTCTTGTCCTCGCCGCCTTTTTGGCAATGGGTTGGCTGACCCACGCCCCTAGTTTTGACTCTGCCGATATTCAAATCGCTGGCTTGGCACCGACGACCCAAGGGATTCTGCTGTTGCTGTTGATCTTGGGCTTTGGGATCAAAATGCCCTTGGTGCCCCTCCACAGTTGGTTGCCCGATGCCTATGTAGAGGCTTCAACCCCGACAGCAATTCTCCTTGGGGGAGCACTGGCAAAACTGGGTGCCTATGGCTTGGTGCGTTTTGCCCTGGGCTATTTTCCAGAGGCTTGGGCACAGTTTTCTGGTCTGTTGGCGATCGTGGCGGCGGTGGGCATTGCCTATGGTGCCCTTGCGGCCATTGCCCAAAAGGATATTAAACGGATGGTGGCCTACAGTTCCATTGGCCATATGAGTTATGTCCTTCTAGCGGCAGCGGCCCATACCCACCTCAGCATGGTGGGAGCGATCGCCCAAATGATAAGTCATGGCCTAATCTTGGCACTCCTGTTCTATCTGGTGGGTGTAATTGAAACGAAAGTCGGGACCCGGGAACTGAACGTGCTCAATGGCCTGCTCAATCCCCTGCGGGGCTTGCCGACCACCAGTGCCCTCTTAATTTTGGGCGGGATGGCGAGTGCAGGTATTCCAGGGCTTGTGGGGTTTGTAGCGGAATTTTTAATCTTCCAAGGCAGCTATGGGATGTTCCCCCTACCAACCCTGGTTGCTGTGGTGGGCACTGGCCTCACAGCGGTTTATTTCGTGATTATGATTAACCGCACCTGTTTTGGCCGCCTTGACAATCGCACAGCCTACTACCCACGGGTAGTCTGGTCAGAGAAAATGCCTGCCCTCGTCCTGACCCTGTTGATTGTATTTTTGGGGGTTCAACCCACCTGGCTGGTGCGCTGGAGTGAAACCACCAGTGCTCAGATCGTTGCTGCCGTCCCCCGTACCAATGAACTTGTTGCCACCTTAGCCAAGCGTTAGGAGAATTTCCCATGGTTCAAGCAATGGAGCGCCCCAGTTCTGCCAAGCTGCCACCCCTAGATCATCCCCTCGCCGATATTATTTACCGCCTTGAGGCAGGAGGTGCCCTGATTCCCGACACACCAGTGAACCTGATGAAAATTATCGGGATGTACAAGGCCTACTCCATTCCAATGGACTTCTACTGGCGGGACTTGCTCTATCTCGGTGAGCGGGTCTTTATTAATCCCTTTCCCTTCTTTAAGTATTTTCCGACCAAGGAATACTTTGAGTTGCCCAATCACTACGCCGGTGATACCGCCGATCTGCGGATTTGGCGCGGCCCTGCCCATGCCCATCCGGAACTCATGGAATTTATTGAAAAAGGGGAGACCGGCAAAATGCCCCGTCTGCTCCACCACCTCTGGCATGACCGCATCAACATGGAATTTTCCGAAGATTTGGCGCGGGCAATGATGTGGCACCGCATGGGCGGTCAGTTGGATATTTACCTTGACTCCGAGGAGTACAAAGCGGCAGCGGATAAGGCGATTCGTGCTTACTTCAAGCGCAACCCATTGATGCTCGGGCTATACAAACTCTTT is a window of Thermosynechococcus vestitus BP-1 DNA encoding:
- a CDS encoding NADH-quinone oxidoreductase subunit M; this encodes MLTLLIVLPVIGALLMPLLPERVLRSVALVIAGLTFALSLWMLTQFDVHQSALQFTEFVPWLLPLGLNYSLGVDGLSLPLIVLGTFLTLGVVFTGEKTGQRLFYALVLLANAGITGALAAQNLLLFFLFYELELVPFYLLILIWGGQRREQAAVKFLIYTAVSGILVLAAFLAMGWLTHAPSFDSADIQIAGLAPTTQGILLLLLILGFGIKMPLVPLHSWLPDAYVEASTPTAILLGGALAKLGAYGLVRFALGYFPEAWAQFSGLLAIVAAVGIAYGALAAIAQKDIKRMVAYSSIGHMSYVLLAAAAHTHLSMVGAIAQMISHGLILALLFYLVGVIETKVGTRELNVLNGLLNPLRGLPTTSALLILGGMASAGIPGLVGFVAEFLIFQGSYGMFPLPTLVAVVGTGLTAVYFVIMINRTCFGRLDNRTAYYPRVVWSEKMPALVLTLLIVFLGVQPTWLVRWSETTSAQIVAAVPRTNELVATLAKR